The proteins below come from a single Chryseobacterium capnotolerans genomic window:
- a CDS encoding ABC transporter ATP-binding protein: protein MTEKILDIMDLKREFRMGEEIVHALKGVTFSVERGEFVTIMGSSGSGKSTLLNILGCLDKPSSGDYILDGVNVKNLDRDELAVLRNQKIGFVFQAYNLLPRTTARENVELPLLYNAKISTEERHKRSLDALTAVKLESRVDHLPNQMSGGQQQRVAIARALVNEPVMILADEATGNLDTRTSYEIMALMQDLHKQGRTIVFVTHEPDIATFSSRTVTLRDGKVIKDIKNDNIKSAREALDNLPVNDDYQ from the coding sequence ATGACAGAAAAAATTCTTGATATTATGGATCTGAAAAGGGAATTCAGGATGGGTGAAGAGATTGTTCATGCCCTGAAAGGGGTTACTTTTTCGGTAGAGAGAGGTGAGTTCGTAACCATTATGGGAAGCAGCGGTTCAGGAAAATCTACTTTACTGAATATTCTGGGCTGCCTGGATAAGCCTTCCAGTGGCGACTATATTCTTGATGGAGTCAATGTTAAAAATCTTGACCGTGACGAACTGGCTGTTTTGAGAAATCAAAAAATAGGTTTTGTATTTCAGGCATACAATCTTCTTCCCAGAACTACGGCAAGGGAAAATGTGGAACTTCCTCTTCTTTATAACGCTAAAATTTCAACAGAAGAAAGGCATAAAAGATCCTTAGATGCTTTAACGGCTGTAAAATTAGAAAGCAGAGTCGATCATCTTCCTAATCAGATGTCCGGCGGACAGCAGCAAAGAGTGGCTATTGCCCGTGCCCTAGTGAATGAACCTGTTATGATTCTGGCGGATGAAGCTACCGGAAATCTTGATACCAGAACATCGTACGAGATCATGGCACTCATGCAAGATCTTCATAAACAGGGACGAACCATCGTTTTTGTAACCCATGAGCCAGATATTGCCACTTTTAGCAGCAGAACTGTAACATTAAGAGACGGAAAAGTAATTAAAGACATTAAAAACGATAATATAAAGTCAGCCAGAGAAGCCCTTGATAATCTACCTGTCAATGATGACTATCAATAA
- a CDS encoding ABC transporter permease, whose translation MNLSNLFRIAWKALLRNKLRAFLTMLGIIIGVASVIAMTAIGEGSKKSISDQLSSMGSNMITIRPTSNVNVSGGARIGASGLQTLKPQDAEAISKGAPDVSYVSPAVQTNGQSINGPNNWPTQLQGVNEEYFQIRDWNVANGNLFTRKDVTSSNKVCLIGQTVYTNLFPNGEDPIGSVIRFNKVPMKIIGVLSPKGSNAFGQDQDDVIIAPFNTVQRRFLGITYVQTVYASSTNANTSQQATDQVSEILRKQHKLPADGSNDDFSVRTQAELISTMSSTSQLLTVLLSAIAGISLIVGGIGIMNIMYVSVTERTKEIGLRMSIGARGKDILYQFLIEAVLISITGGILGVILGVLTSELVTFFLSWPTFITESSIIISFIVCAVTGVFFGYYPALKASKLDPIEALRYE comes from the coding sequence ATGAACCTATCAAATCTCTTTAGAATCGCCTGGAAAGCGCTTTTAAGAAATAAGCTTCGTGCATTTTTAACGATGCTCGGGATCATTATTGGTGTTGCGTCGGTAATTGCCATGACTGCCATTGGTGAAGGTTCTAAAAAAAGCATCAGCGACCAGCTTTCTTCAATGGGTTCCAATATGATTACCATTCGGCCTACCAGTAATGTGAATGTTTCCGGAGGAGCAAGAATAGGAGCTTCCGGACTACAAACCTTAAAGCCGCAGGATGCTGAAGCCATTTCCAAAGGAGCCCCGGATGTTTCTTATGTTTCTCCGGCTGTACAAACCAATGGACAATCCATCAATGGACCTAATAACTGGCCTACTCAATTGCAGGGTGTCAATGAGGAATATTTTCAGATCAGGGACTGGAATGTAGCCAATGGCAACCTTTTTACCAGAAAAGACGTTACTTCTTCCAATAAAGTCTGCCTCATAGGACAAACTGTTTATACGAATCTGTTCCCCAACGGAGAAGATCCAATAGGAAGTGTTATAAGATTCAATAAAGTCCCTATGAAAATCATTGGAGTTCTTTCTCCAAAAGGATCCAATGCATTCGGGCAGGATCAGGATGATGTCATTATTGCCCCTTTTAATACGGTTCAAAGAAGATTTTTAGGAATTACTTATGTACAGACTGTTTACGCTTCCTCTACGAATGCAAACACTTCACAACAAGCTACTGATCAGGTCTCAGAAATTTTACGAAAACAACATAAGCTGCCGGCTGATGGTAGTAACGACGATTTCAGTGTAAGAACCCAGGCGGAACTGATCTCTACCATGAGTTCTACCAGCCAGCTTCTGACTGTACTGCTTTCGGCAATTGCAGGGATTTCACTTATTGTAGGAGGAATCGGGATTATGAATATCATGTATGTTTCTGTCACTGAAAGAACTAAAGAAATAGGTTTAAGAATGTCAATTGGAGCCAGAGGAAAAGATATTTTGTACCAATTTTTGATTGAGGCTGTACTCATCAGTATTACCGGAGGAATTCTGGGCGTCATCCTGGGTGTTCTCACCTCGGAACTGGTCACTTTCTTCCTTTCGTGGCCAACCTTCATTACCGAATCATCTATTATCATTTCATTCATCGTTTGTGCCGTAACCGGTGTATTTTTCGGATACTATCCTGCCCTAAAAGCATCAAAACTGGATCCTATTGAGGCATTGAGATATGAATAG
- a CDS encoding DUF2461 domain-containing protein: MSASISSKTFDFLRKLSKNNNRDWFTENKNLYTESQSNVIEFLDGLIKEMSEFDEELAKIDSKKSLFRIYRDTRFSKDKSPYKTNFGASLGMGKGNQKGGYYLHMEPGKSFLAGGIYMPESSVLKEVRKEISLYGDDFLKILNHKDFKKHFPELDQDDKLKKVPQGFEKEDPMAEYLKLKNFIVVYPLKDEEILDKNAIKNLTKIFKLMKPFNDFLNTPFH; encoded by the coding sequence ATGTCAGCCAGCATTTCTTCCAAAACCTTCGATTTTCTTAGGAAACTAAGCAAAAATAACAATCGTGATTGGTTTACTGAAAATAAAAATCTATATACGGAATCTCAGTCCAATGTCATTGAATTTTTAGATGGTTTGATAAAGGAAATGTCTGAATTTGATGAAGAGCTTGCCAAGATAGACAGTAAAAAATCATTATTCAGAATTTACAGAGATACTCGATTCTCAAAGGACAAGTCACCTTATAAAACCAACTTCGGAGCATCTTTGGGAATGGGAAAAGGAAATCAAAAAGGCGGGTATTATCTTCATATGGAACCTGGCAAATCTTTTCTGGCTGGTGGAATTTATATGCCTGAATCTTCTGTATTGAAAGAAGTAAGAAAAGAAATTTCTCTATATGGTGATGATTTTCTTAAAATTTTAAATCATAAAGATTTTAAAAAACATTTCCCTGAGTTGGATCAGGATGATAAATTGAAGAAAGTCCCTCAGGGTTTTGAAAAGGAAGATCCTATGGCGGAATATCTAAAGCTTAAAAACTTTATTGTAGTGTACCCGCTCAAAGACGAAGAGATTTTAGATAAAAATGCGATAAAGAATCTCACTAAGATTTTCAAGCTTATGAAGCCGTTTAATGATTTCCTGAATACCCCTTTTCATTAA
- a CDS encoding PD-(D/E)XK nuclease family protein, with product MKNSDSETIIQLLQYYQSLEDNFNRKKIEGIEFNSFNLIHSVFGISETKHTKLLAFFLDPEESHGQGKLFLNKFLEKIDGLQLNHPIDQYKWRVTTEDRNADIVIKAISIIGSEKISIVIENKSNEAVDQHNQLYRYWYEHIYGFFDRDLEKSQDRSKCRIIYLTSGYTDKFVSEISILKPDFIKLEYPIINKEKGFITNWTYFEDIKSWLRDCINAESLHEKHRLKLYIEDYLQFWDNTRFKNDFFMEGLKEELNNNEEKWNSFIEMCQYKDGLIKNWSDDFAKKLSTLAADSGWCFYRANNDDLRFNLNNGWNDIALVYEWEIGLTIWKGAGGKIKKQYKERFCDLLQQHFNFIDGTLGRNDNYIMEYSQNSEMKFDTYEEFIWKANNEEAILKNIKEVFEALRNDQVESLFKEIDHDNPVR from the coding sequence ATGAAAAACTCGGATTCTGAAACAATCATTCAGCTATTACAATACTATCAATCTCTTGAAGATAATTTTAACCGTAAAAAGATAGAAGGAATTGAATTCAATTCTTTTAACCTTATCCATTCAGTTTTTGGTATTTCCGAAACAAAGCACACTAAGCTTTTAGCATTTTTTCTTGACCCTGAAGAATCTCATGGGCAAGGAAAGTTGTTTTTAAATAAATTTTTGGAAAAGATAGATGGGCTGCAACTTAATCATCCTATTGACCAATACAAATGGAGAGTTACTACGGAAGATCGAAATGCAGATATTGTGATTAAAGCAATCAGTATCATCGGTTCTGAAAAAATCAGTATTGTCATTGAAAATAAATCCAATGAGGCTGTAGATCAGCATAATCAGCTGTATAGATATTGGTATGAACATATCTATGGTTTTTTTGATCGTGATCTGGAGAAATCACAAGATCGGTCAAAATGCAGGATCATTTACCTTACAAGCGGTTATACAGATAAGTTTGTTTCTGAAATTTCGATCCTAAAACCTGACTTTATCAAGCTGGAGTATCCAATAATCAATAAAGAAAAAGGATTCATTACAAATTGGACTTATTTTGAGGATATAAAAAGTTGGCTTAGAGACTGCATCAACGCAGAATCCTTACATGAAAAGCACCGGTTGAAACTTTATATTGAGGATTATTTACAATTTTGGGATAACACCCGTTTTAAAAACGATTTTTTTATGGAAGGACTTAAAGAAGAGTTGAATAACAATGAAGAAAAATGGAATAGCTTTATAGAAATGTGCCAATATAAAGATGGCTTGATTAAAAATTGGAGTGATGACTTTGCCAAAAAGCTTAGTACATTGGCAGCTGATTCAGGCTGGTGTTTTTATAGAGCAAATAATGATGATCTAAGGTTTAATCTTAATAATGGCTGGAATGATATCGCGTTAGTCTATGAATGGGAAATTGGTTTGACAATATGGAAAGGTGCAGGTGGTAAAATTAAAAAACAGTACAAAGAAAGGTTTTGTGACCTTCTACAGCAGCATTTTAATTTTATAGATGGCACATTGGGGAGAAATGATAATTATATCATGGAGTATTCTCAAAATTCAGAAATGAAATTTGACACATACGAAGAATTTATCTGGAAAGCCAATAACGAAGAAGCAATATTAAAAAACATAAAAGAGGTTTTTGAAGCATTAAGAAATGATCAGGTAGAAAGCCTTTTTAAAGAGATAGATCATGATAACCCTGTTCGGTAA
- a CDS encoding FkbM family methyltransferase — translation MSLYQKIAEKLQYISPDFYKKRYFKTLNNLNKDNFSERNVEPELVWIKEYLPKNAVILDIGANVGTFLYQLENKLNHEHIYAFEPNKKLYIRLKRLFPRMRVLPLALSDENTIAEFKVPIINGKTIASRGTLNTSYKEKGEEKSYTEKVKVIKLDEWAAIEHFSRLDFIKIDVEGNEIKTLSGAKETIKQFMPTLMVEMEQRHHQTPIWNEISEVKNWGYEVKYLNRNSFTLESLTEDILLQNTNDEKNKTQYINNIIFIPKNP, via the coding sequence ATGTCTTTATACCAAAAAATTGCAGAAAAGCTACAATATATAAGTCCGGATTTTTATAAAAAAAGATATTTTAAGACCCTAAACAATCTTAATAAAGATAATTTTTCGGAACGCAATGTAGAACCGGAACTGGTATGGATCAAAGAATACCTTCCTAAAAACGCTGTGATATTGGATATTGGTGCCAATGTAGGAACTTTCCTATATCAATTGGAAAATAAGCTGAATCATGAGCATATTTATGCTTTTGAGCCTAATAAAAAGCTTTACATCAGGTTAAAAAGACTGTTTCCAAGGATGCGGGTACTTCCATTGGCACTTTCTGACGAAAATACGATAGCGGAATTCAAAGTTCCTATTATCAACGGGAAAACCATTGCTTCCCGCGGTACTTTAAATACTTCTTACAAAGAAAAAGGCGAAGAGAAAAGCTATACTGAGAAGGTTAAGGTTATCAAGCTAGACGAATGGGCAGCCATAGAACATTTCAGCAGACTTGATTTTATTAAAATAGATGTTGAAGGCAATGAAATAAAGACTCTTTCGGGAGCTAAAGAAACCATCAAACAGTTTATGCCTACCTTAATGGTTGAGATGGAACAAAGGCATCACCAAACACCCATATGGAATGAAATCTCTGAAGTGAAAAACTGGGGATATGAAGTAAAGTACCTGAACAGGAACAGCTTTACCTTAGAAAGCCTTACAGAAGATATTCTATTACAAAATACAAACGACGAAAAAAATAAAACTCAGTACATCAACAATATTATTTTTATACCTAAAAACCCTTAA
- a CDS encoding lipopolysaccharide biosynthesis protein — translation MSVVARQGFKYSIIGYIGFLLGTVSAIFIFPNDFEFYGKLRYILPTAEMLVPFVVLGISYSNVKFFHKVEKDGKKQNMLSLSLLTVFINFLIFTVVFFILPFFYPKFRHSEAWKIKEMILPLILILSFCAIFNKYTSNYKRIVVSNIFDNLLPKIANLGAFCLFYYFALSQKIAFAFFFGTFALMLFGYIYYSNKLEKIQLDFNTDYFKKNGFWKEFFNYSFFGFLGTFGNYLAINSFMIGEFMGMEEVGIYSVLYALISLISIPQLGLFNISAPIINKTLADGDMEELDRFHKKTSLSLYFLGAVLFSCIMVGFPYLTEFMPKNGTMLREYEPVIWIWGSAVLIDLATGFNGNIISLSKYYRFNILVMLLLAGLTIGLNYYFIKNTDLKLIGIALSTAISLTIYNIIKIAFNYIVFKVSPLTIEMIFVSIICTLAITVAIVLPNFNSNFINLVYKPAVVLALIYIGNYFTKIFPIEDYLNMKFIKSIFKFK, via the coding sequence ATGAGTGTAGTAGCGAGACAAGGCTTCAAATATTCCATTATCGGCTATATTGGTTTTTTGCTGGGCACAGTTTCTGCAATTTTTATTTTTCCCAATGACTTTGAATTTTATGGAAAACTCCGCTACATTCTTCCTACTGCTGAAATGCTGGTTCCTTTTGTAGTTCTGGGAATCTCCTATTCCAATGTAAAGTTTTTTCACAAGGTAGAAAAAGATGGTAAAAAACAGAACATGCTGTCTCTGTCATTGCTTACCGTTTTTATCAATTTCCTTATTTTCACTGTGGTATTTTTTATACTTCCGTTTTTCTATCCTAAGTTCAGACATTCAGAAGCCTGGAAGATCAAGGAAATGATTCTCCCCTTAATTCTAATCCTTTCATTTTGTGCTATTTTCAACAAATACACCTCCAATTACAAAAGGATTGTTGTTTCTAATATTTTTGACAATCTGCTTCCTAAAATTGCCAATCTGGGGGCCTTTTGCTTATTCTATTATTTTGCTTTGTCCCAGAAAATTGCCTTTGCATTCTTCTTCGGAACCTTCGCTTTAATGCTTTTTGGATATATTTATTACAGCAATAAACTGGAAAAGATCCAACTGGATTTTAATACGGACTATTTTAAAAAGAATGGTTTCTGGAAAGAATTTTTCAACTATAGCTTCTTTGGTTTTTTAGGAACTTTTGGAAATTACCTGGCCATCAACAGCTTTATGATCGGAGAATTTATGGGAATGGAAGAGGTAGGAATCTACTCTGTTTTATACGCCTTAATTTCACTGATCTCTATTCCTCAATTGGGATTATTTAATATTTCTGCGCCTATCATCAATAAAACGCTTGCTGACGGAGATATGGAAGAATTAGACCGATTCCATAAGAAAACTTCTCTATCACTCTATTTTCTAGGAGCTGTTTTATTTTCATGCATTATGGTAGGGTTCCCTTATCTTACAGAATTTATGCCCAAAAACGGAACTATGCTTAGAGAATATGAACCTGTAATCTGGATCTGGGGCTCTGCAGTTTTAATTGATCTCGCAACTGGGTTTAATGGTAATATTATTTCACTTTCAAAATATTACAGATTCAACATTCTGGTTATGCTTTTATTAGCTGGATTAACAATCGGACTGAACTATTATTTCATTAAAAACACTGATCTGAAACTGATCGGTATTGCCTTATCGACTGCAATTTCACTCACGATCTACAATATCATTAAAATTGCATTTAATTATATTGTATTCAAAGTTTCACCATTAACCATTGAGATGATCTTCGTTTCAATTATCTGTACATTGGCTATTACTGTAGCTATTGTTCTTCCTAATTTCAACAGCAATTTTATCAATCTGGTTTATAAACCGGCTGTAGTTTTAGCATTAATCTATATTGGAAATTATTTCACAAAGATCTTTCCGATAGAGGATTATCTGAATATGAAGTTTATTAAGAGTATTTTTAAGTTTAAATAA
- a CDS encoding glycosyltransferase, with amino-acid sequence MRFLIIIPAHNEEQNLSFTLDSLQQQSSKDFKVVVVNDGSIDSTPDVIRKYTAADSRFETINLQKSEHQPGSKVVHAFKNGLQTQSTDEFDIICKFDADIILPENYLEIVEKAFINNPDYGLVGGLLYVEKEGNWVYEGNSNKHHVRGPMKAYRKECFIQMGGLRETLGWDNIDSILLEHLGWKEIVLPELHVRLIKVKGADYTIRPADYYGRYFYFLGLNRFLAYIASSKEAMKSKSPSFFFDIVKSYENCKSKKLELKISKKEQKAVNDQRWRMLKKKWLKM; translated from the coding sequence GTGAGGTTTTTAATTATTATTCCTGCCCATAACGAAGAGCAGAACCTCTCATTCACTCTGGATTCTTTACAGCAGCAAAGTAGTAAGGATTTTAAAGTGGTAGTCGTTAATGACGGTTCCATAGACAGTACGCCTGACGTTATCAGGAAATATACAGCTGCTGATTCTCGTTTTGAAACCATTAATCTTCAAAAATCTGAACATCAGCCAGGTTCAAAGGTGGTTCATGCCTTTAAAAATGGCTTGCAAACACAATCAACAGATGAATTTGATATCATTTGTAAGTTCGATGCCGATATTATTCTCCCTGAAAACTATCTGGAAATCGTAGAAAAAGCTTTCATTAATAATCCTGACTATGGATTGGTAGGAGGTTTACTCTATGTAGAGAAAGAAGGGAACTGGGTCTATGAAGGAAATTCCAATAAACATCATGTAAGAGGACCTATGAAAGCGTACCGGAAAGAATGTTTTATTCAGATGGGAGGCTTAAGGGAAACATTAGGATGGGACAATATAGATTCTATTTTGTTAGAACATTTAGGGTGGAAAGAAATAGTCCTGCCTGAACTTCATGTAAGGCTTATTAAAGTAAAAGGAGCTGATTATACTATAAGGCCGGCAGATTATTATGGCCGTTATTTTTATTTTCTAGGATTAAACAGATTCCTGGCTTATATTGCCTCTTCAAAGGAAGCAATGAAAAGCAAATCTCCATCATTTTTCTTTGATATTGTGAAATCCTATGAAAATTGTAAGTCAAAAAAATTAGAACTTAAAATTTCAAAGAAAGAACAAAAAGCAGTCAATGATCAGCGCTGGAGAATGCTGAAGAAGAAATGGTTGAAAATGTAA
- the aspA gene encoding aspartate ammonia-lyase encodes MENFRKESDLLGELNVPLDAYYGVQTQRAINNFKISGQLLSSYPDFIKGLAFVKKAAAKTNYELGLLDENLYFKIAEACDEIVAGKYHDQFPVDMIQGGAGTSINMNANEVIANIVLEKLGKNKGEYEFCSPNDHINLSQSTNDAYPTAIKMGLLQMNIGLVERLEKIIAAFRAKGQEFHDVIKMGRTQLQDAVPMTLGQEFEAYAATLEEDISKLNNNASLFVEVNMGATAIGTGLNAPVGYATLCAKNLAQITGFPIVSAPDLVEATPDTGSYVIYSSATKRLAVKLSKICNDLRLLSSGPRAGLFEINLPPMQPGSSIMPGKVNPVIPEVVNQVCFKVFGNDLTVTFAAEAGQLQLNVMEPVLSHAIMENINFLCNALDTLRDKCVVGITANKEVCLNMVKHSIGIVTALNPYIGYKQSTQIAKEALETGKSVYNLVLEKGILSQEKLDEILDPKNMLKPHNK; translated from the coding sequence ATGGAAAATTTCAGAAAAGAAAGTGATCTATTAGGCGAATTGAACGTGCCTTTAGACGCTTATTATGGAGTGCAGACGCAAAGAGCCATCAACAACTTCAAAATCTCAGGACAGCTTTTGTCTTCATATCCGGATTTTATTAAAGGACTGGCTTTCGTAAAAAAAGCAGCCGCAAAGACCAATTATGAATTAGGACTTCTTGATGAAAACCTATATTTCAAGATAGCAGAAGCATGTGATGAGATTGTAGCAGGAAAATATCATGACCAGTTTCCGGTAGATATGATCCAGGGCGGTGCAGGAACTTCAATCAACATGAATGCGAATGAAGTGATTGCGAATATCGTATTGGAAAAATTAGGAAAAAACAAAGGCGAATACGAATTTTGTTCACCCAATGATCATATCAACCTTTCACAATCAACTAACGATGCTTATCCTACAGCTATTAAAATGGGACTGTTACAGATGAATATCGGATTGGTAGAAAGACTGGAGAAGATCATAGCTGCTTTCCGTGCCAAAGGACAAGAGTTTCATGATGTGATCAAAATGGGACGTACTCAGCTTCAGGATGCTGTTCCTATGACCCTAGGACAGGAATTTGAGGCATATGCTGCTACCCTGGAAGAAGATATTTCTAAACTGAACAATAATGCAAGTCTTTTTGTAGAAGTAAATATGGGAGCTACAGCCATTGGAACAGGTTTAAATGCTCCGGTTGGATATGCTACGCTTTGTGCTAAAAACTTAGCTCAGATTACAGGATTCCCGATTGTTTCAGCACCTGACTTGGTGGAAGCTACTCCCGATACCGGATCTTATGTGATCTATTCTTCGGCAACGAAGCGTCTTGCTGTAAAATTATCAAAGATCTGTAATGATTTAAGATTACTTTCATCAGGGCCAAGAGCAGGACTTTTTGAAATCAATCTTCCGCCAATGCAGCCGGGATCATCCATTATGCCTGGTAAAGTAAATCCTGTTATCCCGGAAGTGGTTAACCAGGTTTGCTTTAAAGTATTTGGAAATGATTTAACAGTTACTTTTGCCGCAGAAGCAGGACAGTTACAGCTTAATGTAATGGAACCGGTACTTTCTCATGCGATCATGGAAAATATCAATTTCCTTTGCAATGCATTAGATACTCTTCGTGATAAGTGTGTAGTAGGAATTACTGCCAACAAAGAAGTATGTCTGAACATGGTAAAACACAGCATCGGAATTGTAACAGCATTAAACCCTTATATCGGTTACAAACAATCTACACAGATTGCAAAAGAAGCTTTAGAGACAGGAAAAAGTGTATATAATCTTGTTTTAGAGAAAGGAATTCTTTCTCAGGAAAAACTGGATGAAATCCTTGATCCGAAAAACATGCTGAAGCCACACAATAAATAA
- a CDS encoding N-acetylmuramoyl-L-alanine amidase codes for MRKTLYIIGLSAFVFSCAPQKNMKKNTYQPKTLVVQPKPVAKTQTSEAPKPKVVSDHGVDFFTTNIADPAKNDNTASYGSIVSAKPAGYKVVKTYFPAMAQNFRQRYLIMHYTVLPDDKSITVLTQPGVSAHYLVNNTGDNEIYQLVDENKRSYHAGVSSWRADKNLNDTSIGIEIVNPGFTTDAAGKRVFVPFSDAQIRKVAALAKDIVTRYQIPATNVIGHADIAPTRKQDPGPMFPWKKLYDEYQIGMWYDEAAKQNYFDLAQTELPAKYSDTVFIFSIQTALQKFGYGIELSGKWDDATKKTIEAFQYHFRPQNYDGIMDAETWAILQALNLKYSVK; via the coding sequence ATGCGTAAGACATTATATATCATCGGCTTAAGTGCTTTTGTTTTTTCATGTGCTCCTCAAAAAAATATGAAAAAAAATACGTACCAACCGAAAACTCTCGTGGTACAGCCAAAACCTGTAGCTAAAACTCAAACATCGGAAGCTCCAAAACCAAAAGTAGTAAGTGATCATGGAGTAGACTTTTTTACTACTAATATAGCAGACCCTGCAAAAAATGATAATACGGCAAGTTATGGTTCTATTGTATCTGCAAAACCTGCAGGATATAAAGTGGTGAAAACATATTTCCCTGCCATGGCACAGAATTTCAGACAGCGTTATTTGATCATGCATTATACTGTGCTTCCTGATGACAAGTCTATTACTGTTCTTACTCAGCCTGGAGTAAGTGCTCATTATCTGGTAAATAATACAGGAGATAATGAAATCTATCAATTAGTAGATGAAAATAAGAGATCATATCATGCAGGAGTAAGTTCATGGAGGGCAGATAAAAACCTTAATGATACTTCTATAGGAATTGAAATTGTAAATCCGGGCTTCACTACAGATGCTGCAGGCAAAAGAGTTTTCGTTCCTTTCAGTGATGCACAAATAAGAAAAGTAGCAGCGCTGGCAAAAGATATTGTTACAAGATACCAGATCCCGGCAACCAATGTTATTGGCCATGCAGATATTGCCCCTACAAGAAAGCAGGATCCGGGGCCAATGTTTCCATGGAAAAAATTATATGATGAATACCAGATAGGAATGTGGTATGATGAAGCCGCAAAACAAAATTACTTCGATCTTGCACAAACAGAGCTTCCTGCTAAATATAGCGATACAGTCTTTATTTTCTCTATACAGACAGCATTGCAAAAATTTGGTTATGGAATAGAATTGAGCGGAAAATGGGATGATGCTACTAAAAAAACAATTGAAGCTTTCCAGTATCATTTCCGTCCACAAAATTATGACGGAATTATGGATGCCGAAACATGGGCTATACTGCAAGCTTTAAACTTAAAATATTCAGTAAAATAA
- a CDS encoding thermonuclease family protein, whose amino-acid sequence MKRLMLMSLLFPALLFSQTSGKVIKISDGDTITVLLKGNTQKKLRLAEVDCPESGQAFGKNAKQFTSAQVFGKIVTFKETSTDRYGRSIAKIYYDNDKYLSKEVIKAGMGWWYFSYSKDDSLGKLQEKAQQKKIGLWQDVKAFAPWEYRKMKREQSKNKKIQAAKTQSKIKETV is encoded by the coding sequence ATGAAACGATTAATGTTGATGAGCTTGCTTTTCCCGGCACTTCTATTTTCACAAACAAGCGGAAAAGTAATCAAAATCTCAGATGGAGATACCATAACTGTACTTTTAAAAGGCAATACACAAAAGAAACTTAGATTGGCTGAAGTAGATTGCCCGGAAAGTGGTCAGGCTTTCGGGAAAAATGCCAAGCAATTCACCTCTGCGCAGGTGTTTGGGAAGATAGTTACCTTTAAAGAGACCAGTACGGATCGTTATGGACGCTCTATTGCCAAAATTTATTATGATAATGATAAATACCTTTCGAAAGAAGTAATAAAGGCAGGAATGGGATGGTGGTATTTTTCTTACTCCAAAGATGATTCTTTAGGGAAATTGCAGGAAAAGGCTCAACAAAAGAAGATTGGGCTTTGGCAGGATGTAAAAGCCTTTGCTCCTTGGGAATACAGAAAAATGAAACGGGAGCAATCGAAAAATAAAAAGATACAAGCTGCTAAAACCCAATCAAAAATAAAAGAAACAGTTTAA
- a CDS encoding MBL fold metallo-hydrolase, whose amino-acid sequence MLRQIAPEVFQIPLMPRNSINSYIIEGVLVDSGIRSSYTTIKKVLQKIPVYQHVLTHAHADHQGCSDQICVEFDIPLRCHPNEVFRTETGMVTQDYPIPEHWVAMLQQKYWAGQGHKVDRTIAENDRIGNFWVIETPGHSAGHISLFRERDGVLIIGDVATNMNILTTVTGLRLPPNMFTSDQKCNIKSLKKLAELNPSVICFGHGPVLQNTDRKFERFVAKCSDIV is encoded by the coding sequence ATGTTACGTCAAATTGCTCCTGAAGTATTTCAGATTCCACTGATGCCGCGAAACAGTATCAATAGCTATATTATCGAAGGTGTACTGGTTGACTCCGGAATAAGGAGTTCATATACTACTATAAAGAAAGTTCTTCAGAAAATCCCCGTTTATCAACATGTGCTGACGCATGCTCATGCAGATCACCAAGGGTGCAGTGATCAGATATGCGTGGAGTTCGACATTCCTTTACGCTGTCATCCCAACGAAGTTTTTAGGACCGAAACAGGTATGGTAACCCAAGACTATCCAATCCCGGAACATTGGGTAGCAATGCTTCAGCAAAAGTATTGGGCAGGGCAGGGACATAAAGTTGACAGGACAATTGCGGAAAATGATAGAATCGGAAATTTTTGGGTAATAGAAACTCCCGGACATTCGGCTGGTCATATCTCTTTATTTCGTGAGCGGGATGGAGTGCTGATTATCGGAGATGTGGCAACCAATATGAATATTCTTACTACAGTAACAGGCCTGAGGCTTCCTCCGAATATGTTTACTTCGGATCAGAAGTGCAATATCAAATCGCTCAAGAAGCTGGCAGAGCTTAATCCTTCCGTTATTTGTTTCGGTCACGGACCAGTATTGCAAAATACAGATCGGAAGTTTGAAAGATTTGTAGCTAAATGCAGTGATATTGTTTAA